One region of Labrus bergylta chromosome 23, fLabBer1.1, whole genome shotgun sequence genomic DNA includes:
- the tmem209 gene encoding transmembrane protein 209 yields MMTPSTEGKPSMIDRALRMRREEQARQVVLAWAVLNVSLAGMIYTEMSGKLLSRYYNITYWPIWYIELVLASLFSLNALFDFWKYFKYTMAPSTIAVSPEQHRLLGLRNTIIQASPPQKPEKKETPAPAQSSPLQGQSVLSFSPSRPATTSPKFSPSCVPGYSPPLSNPTTPSSAGGHFSPSVAFGKVLNYSPSPGSSPYPSSIGPAEGSSLRARYRTSPSVFNSPGSKEDYMEDLKSLERFLRTEEEKSHRSQMGSPEAVSPNHSPTFWNYNRSVGDYAQSLRKFLYQPACRSQAPSAHKDETDLGSKQAAEEVWARITTSRPVVDRIDSWTAKLRNWISDTILVSLVKEIDSVNSQLRRMGCPELQIGEASISSLKQAAIMKASSIPTMNSIVQYLDITPNQEYLVDRVKELAHSGCMSSFRWNGGGDVKNRKWDTDLPTDCAILMHVLCTYLDSRLPPHPKYPDGKTFTSQHFSHTPDKPDVTKESLFCIHQSSTTPPHYQLIYQGHIYSLPKGRNNLFHTVLMFLYVIKTKESGMLGRVNLGLSGVNILWIFED; encoded by the exons ATGATGACCCCGTCGACGGAGGGGAAGCCCAGCATGATAGACCGAGctctgaggatgaggagggaggaACAGGCTCGGCAGGTGGTCCTTGCCTGGGCTGTGCTCAACGTGTCTTTGGCTGGCATGATTTACACTGAAAT GTCAGGAAAACTGCTGAGTCGATACTACAACATCACATACTGGCCTATCTGGTACATCG AACTGGTGCTTGCCTCCCTCTTTAGCCTCAATGCTCTGTTCGACTTCTGGAAATATTTCAAGTACACAATGGCTCCCTCCACCATTGCTGTGTCGCCCGAGCAGCATCGTCTCCTAGGTCTGAGAAACACCATAATTCAGGCCTCTCCTCCCCAAAAGCCGGAGAAAAAGGAGACTCCAGCTCCAGCCCAGTCGTCTCCTCTTCAGGGCCAAAGTGTGCTGAGTTTCAGCCCATCGAGACCCGCCACCACCAGCCCCAAATTCTCCCCAAGTTGCGTTCCAGGGTACAGCCCTCCTCTCAGCAACCCGACCACACCGAGCAGTGCAGGGGGACACTTTTCTCCCTCAGTGGCCTTTGGAAAA GTGTTGAACTACAGTCCCTCCCCAGGCTCTTCTCCTTATCCCAGTAGCATTGGACCAGCAGAAGGCTCCAGCTTGAGGGCTCGATATCGGACGTCCCCCTCAGTTTTTAATTCCCCCGGCAGCAAGGAGGACTACATGGAGGATCTGAAAAGCCTGGAGAGGTTTCTCCgcacagaggaggaaaagagcCACCGCAGCCAGATGG GGAGTCCAGAGGCCGTGTCACCAAATCACAGTCCAACATTTTGGAACTACAACCGCTCAGTGGGAGATTACGCCCAGAGTCTGAGGAAGTTCTTGTACCAGCCTGCCTGCCGTTCCCAGGCGCCATCTGCCCACAAGGATGAGACGGACCTGGGCTCCAAACAGGCTGCAGAGGAG GTGTGGGCCAGAATCACAACCAGCCGCCCTGTAGTGGACCGCATTGACAGCTGGACAGCCAAGCTGAGAAAT TGGATCAGTGACACCATCTTGGTCTCCCTGGTTAAGGAAATAGATTCTGTCAACAGCCAGCTCAGGAGGATGGGATGCCCTGAGCTCCAGATAGGAG AGGCCAGCATAAGCAGCTTGAAGCAGGCAGCCATAATGAAAGCCTCATCGATCCCCACCATGAACTCTATTGTTCAGTATCTGGACATCACTCCCAACCAGGAATATCTAGTGGACAGAGTAAAAG AGTTGGCCCACAGCGGCTGCATGAGCTCCTTTCGCTGGAATGGCGGTGGTGATgtgaaaaacaggaagtgggACACAGACCTCCCCACTGACTGCGCT ATCCTCATGCATGTGTTATGTACATACCTGGACTCCAGACTGCCCCCACACCCGAAGTACCCAGATGGAAAGACTTTCACTTCCCAGCACTTCAGCCACACACCAGACAAACCTG ATGTAACCAAGGAGAGCCTGTTCTGCATCCACCAAAGCAGCACCACCCCCCCTCACTACCAGCTCATCTACCAGGGACATATCTACAGTCTGCCCAAG gGCAGGAACAACCTGTTCCACACAGTCCTCATGTTCCTCTATGTTATTAAGACTAAGGAGTCAGGGATGCTGGG GAGAGTCAATCTCGGCCTTTCAGGGGTGAACATCTTGTGGATATTTGAGGACTGA